A stretch of the Denticeps clupeoides unplaced genomic scaffold, fDenClu1.1, whole genome shotgun sequence genome encodes the following:
- the LOC114783677 gene encoding glucoside xylosyltransferase 2-like isoform X2, with translation MRIHCRVAVVALCFGLFLLLYFLGGNAADEPPLKQAGKGDSAPLTSAERAGGSPGEPGDAHQGSRPVRGDARRSGSRGGDALARLGPKSEAGHALSKSRGSDEVMHLAVVACGNRLDETLTMVKSALLFSVKKIKLHIFAEQELSTHFEKGLNQWPRPFSSKFQYRLYPITFSVGNAEEWKKLFKPCAAQRLFLPVILKDVDALLYVDTDVLFLRPMDDIWSFFKVFNSTQLAAMAPEHEIPKIGWYSRFARHPFFGVTGVNSGVMLMNLTRIRGTLFKNSMIATGLSWEDLLHPLYQKYKNHITWGDQDLLNIIFHYNPESLYTFPCQWNYRPDHCMYGSNCRGAEEEGVSILHGNRGVYHDDKQPAFKVVYDAIHDYPLEENLFQSLFFPLQTKFLDTVNTLCGRIPQVFLKQVEKTMRTVYERKVIRHVKAPPE, from the exons ATGAGGATCCACTGCAGAGTCGCGGTGGTCGCCCTGTGCTTCGGACTTTTcctacttttgtactttttgggGGGCAACGCCGCGGACGAGCCCCCCTTGAAGCAAGCGGGGAAAGGCGACTCTGCTCCGCTCACCTCGGCCGAGCGGGCCGGAGGGTCTCCGGGGGAGCCGGGCGACGCGCACCAGGGATCGCGCCCGGTCCGCGGCGACGCGCGGAGGTCGGGCAGCCGAGGCGGGGACGCGCTCGCCAGGCTCGG GCCGAAGAGCGAGGCGGGGCACGCCCTGTCAAAGAGCAGAGGGTCAGACGAAGTAATGCATCTGGCTGTGGTGGCCTGTGGGAATCGTCTGGATGAGACGCTCACCATGGTTAAATCTGCACTTCTATTCAGCGTGAAGAAAATCAAGCTTCACATCTTTGCCGAACAAGAACTGTCGACACATTTCGAAAAAGGG CTGAACCAGTGGCCCCGTCCATTCTCCTCCAAATTCCAGTACAGGTTGTACCCCATTACTTTCTCAGTGGGCAACGCAGAGGAGTGGAAGAAGCTGTTTAAACCCTGTGCCGCCCAGAGGCTCTTTCTTCCA GTCATCCTGAAGGATGTGGATGCTCTTCTGTACGTGGACACAGATGTGCTTTTTCTGCGGCCAATGGATGACATCTGGAGCTTCTTCAAAGTCTTCAATAGCACacagttggcagccatggcGCCAGAGCATGAAATCCCCAAAATCGGATGGTATAGCCGCTTTGCCCGCCACCCTTTTTTTGGAGTCACGGGGGTCAATTCCGGCGTCATGCTCATGAATCTTACTAGGATTCGTGGGACTTTGTTCAAG AACAGCATGATTGCTACAGGCCTTTCCTGGGAAGATCTGCTTCACCCTCTTTACCAGAAGTACAAGAACCACATCACCTGGGGAGACCAAGACCTCCTGAACATCATCTTCCACTACAACCCAG agtcACTCTACACTTTCCCATGCCAGTGGAACTACAGACCTGACCACTGCATGTATGGTAGCAACtgcagaggagcagaggaggaggGCGTGTCCATCCTGCATGGGAACCGTGGTGTTTACCATGACGATAAGCAACCAGCCTTTAAAGTAGTGTATGATGCTATCCATGAT TATCCTTTAGAGGAGAACCTTTTCCAGTCCCTTTTCTTCCCTCTTCAGACAAAGTTTTTGGACACCGTCAATACCCTGTGCGGTCGAATTCCTCAGGTGTTTCTAAAGCAGGTGGAGAAGACCATGAGGACTGTATACGAACGGAAGGTCATCAGGCATGTGAAAGCTCCACCCGAGTAA
- the LOC114783674 gene encoding serine/threonine-protein phosphatase 4 regulatory subunit 2-B-like — protein MEIDTLLEAVKGFEKKGKKEVSTALDQFLCHVAKTGETKIQWSQFKSYFLFKLEKVMDDFRASAPEQRGPSNPNVECIPFDEMKERILKIVNGYTGIPFTIQRLCELLTEPKRNYTGTEKFLRGLEKNVMVVSCVHPTSERNGCFGVNRMNGVMVPGNPPTLTERKANGPGTPRPLTRPKLSLSSSLATNGLPDSTENKDPNSGHSKLHSTTSLAEGALKSKHQEDDEEMEDDQPEVKRLKFLNEIDEEEEEGDDDEEEEESAGGTLQSVHAESSSDMSEEESPSSVSQKSERGEEADVAAVTPSDYQEPSSTQTDSTTEESCEAVKEAETEARAEREVPCGSSSSDEASDMDQSEQTAPSDATSSPEQADGGTESSEPVSSSSNSSSSSSSSSSSSEEGEDTSPAPSDSTTQPPTEGALSSDPQNSAEEPMEQE, from the exons ATGGAAATCGACACCCTTTTGGAAGCCGTGAAAG GCTTTGAGAAGAAGGGGAAGAAAGAGGTTTCCACTGCGCTCGACCAGTTCCTGTGTCACGTCGCCAAAACAGGAGAGACCAA GATTCAGTGGTCCCAGTTCAAGAGCTATTTTCTCTTCAAGCTTGAAAAAGTGATGGATGATTTTAGGGCTTCTGCCCCAGAACAGCGAGGCCCATCCAACCCCAACGTGGAGTGCATTCCCTTTGATGAGATGAAAGAACGGATTCTAAAGATTGTTAATGGATATACTGG AATTCCTTTCACCATCCAACGCCTGTGTGAGCTGCTTACAGAGCCCAAAAGAAACTATACAGGAACAGAAAAGTTCCTCAGAGGTTTGGAAAAG AATGTGATGGTGGTCAGCTGTGTACATCCCACCTCTGA GAGAAATGGGTGCTTTGGTGTGAACAGAATGAATGGTGTGATGGTGCCTGGGAATCCACCCACTTTAACAGAGAg GAAGGCGAATGGCCCTGGGACTCCTAGACCACTCACACGACCGAAGCTTTCCTTGTCCAGTTCCTTAGCCACAAACGGTCTGCCAGACAGCACAGAAAATAAAGACCCCAATTCAGGTCACAGCAAACTCCATAG CACAACTTCCTTGGCAGAAGGTGCATTAAAGAGTAAACATcaggaggatgatgaggagaTGGAGGACGACCAGCCAGAGGTGAAGAGGTTGAAGTTCCTGAATGAGattgatgaagaggaagaggaaggtgatgatgatgaagaagaggaggaatcGGCGGGGGGAACACTCCAGTCTGTGCATGCTGAGAGCTCCTCAGACATGTCGGAGGAAGAGTCTCCGTCCTCCGTGTCACAGAAgagtgagagaggagaagaggctGACGTAGCTGCTGTGACACCATCAGATTACCAAG AGCCCTCCAGTACCCAGACAGATTCTACCACAGAAGAAAGCTGTGAAGCAGTGAAAGAGGCTGAGACTGAGGCCCGTGCTGAGAGGGAGGTGCCGTGTGGCTCAAGCTCTTCGGACGAGGCCAGTGACATGGACCAGTCGGAGCAGACGGCGCCATCAGATGCAACGTCCAGCCCGGAGCAGGCTGACGGGGGAACTGAGAGCAGCGAGCcagtcagcagcagcagtaacagcagcagcagcagcagcagcagcagcagtagtagTGAGGAGGGAGAGGATACCAGCCCTGCCCCTTCTGACAGTACCACACAACCCCCAACAGAGGGCGCCTTGTCCTCAGACCCACAGAACTCGGCTGAGGAGCCCATGGAGCAGGAATAA
- the LOC114783677 gene encoding glucoside xylosyltransferase 2-like isoform X1, with translation MRIHCRVAVVALCFGLFLLLYFLGGNAADEPPLKQAGKGDSAPLTSAERAGGSPGEPGDAHQGSRPVRGDARRSGSRGGDALARLGRPKSEAGHALSKSRGSDEVMHLAVVACGNRLDETLTMVKSALLFSVKKIKLHIFAEQELSTHFEKGLNQWPRPFSSKFQYRLYPITFSVGNAEEWKKLFKPCAAQRLFLPVILKDVDALLYVDTDVLFLRPMDDIWSFFKVFNSTQLAAMAPEHEIPKIGWYSRFARHPFFGVTGVNSGVMLMNLTRIRGTLFKNSMIATGLSWEDLLHPLYQKYKNHITWGDQDLLNIIFHYNPESLYTFPCQWNYRPDHCMYGSNCRGAEEEGVSILHGNRGVYHDDKQPAFKVVYDAIHDYPLEENLFQSLFFPLQTKFLDTVNTLCGRIPQVFLKQVEKTMRTVYERKVIRHVKAPPE, from the exons ATGAGGATCCACTGCAGAGTCGCGGTGGTCGCCCTGTGCTTCGGACTTTTcctacttttgtactttttgggGGGCAACGCCGCGGACGAGCCCCCCTTGAAGCAAGCGGGGAAAGGCGACTCTGCTCCGCTCACCTCGGCCGAGCGGGCCGGAGGGTCTCCGGGGGAGCCGGGCGACGCGCACCAGGGATCGCGCCCGGTCCGCGGCGACGCGCGGAGGTCGGGCAGCCGAGGCGGGGACGCGCTCGCCAGGCTCGG CAGGCCGAAGAGCGAGGCGGGGCACGCCCTGTCAAAGAGCAGAGGGTCAGACGAAGTAATGCATCTGGCTGTGGTGGCCTGTGGGAATCGTCTGGATGAGACGCTCACCATGGTTAAATCTGCACTTCTATTCAGCGTGAAGAAAATCAAGCTTCACATCTTTGCCGAACAAGAACTGTCGACACATTTCGAAAAAGGG CTGAACCAGTGGCCCCGTCCATTCTCCTCCAAATTCCAGTACAGGTTGTACCCCATTACTTTCTCAGTGGGCAACGCAGAGGAGTGGAAGAAGCTGTTTAAACCCTGTGCCGCCCAGAGGCTCTTTCTTCCA GTCATCCTGAAGGATGTGGATGCTCTTCTGTACGTGGACACAGATGTGCTTTTTCTGCGGCCAATGGATGACATCTGGAGCTTCTTCAAAGTCTTCAATAGCACacagttggcagccatggcGCCAGAGCATGAAATCCCCAAAATCGGATGGTATAGCCGCTTTGCCCGCCACCCTTTTTTTGGAGTCACGGGGGTCAATTCCGGCGTCATGCTCATGAATCTTACTAGGATTCGTGGGACTTTGTTCAAG AACAGCATGATTGCTACAGGCCTTTCCTGGGAAGATCTGCTTCACCCTCTTTACCAGAAGTACAAGAACCACATCACCTGGGGAGACCAAGACCTCCTGAACATCATCTTCCACTACAACCCAG agtcACTCTACACTTTCCCATGCCAGTGGAACTACAGACCTGACCACTGCATGTATGGTAGCAACtgcagaggagcagaggaggaggGCGTGTCCATCCTGCATGGGAACCGTGGTGTTTACCATGACGATAAGCAACCAGCCTTTAAAGTAGTGTATGATGCTATCCATGAT TATCCTTTAGAGGAGAACCTTTTCCAGTCCCTTTTCTTCCCTCTTCAGACAAAGTTTTTGGACACCGTCAATACCCTGTGCGGTCGAATTCCTCAGGTGTTTCTAAAGCAGGTGGAGAAGACCATGAGGACTGTATACGAACGGAAGGTCATCAGGCATGTGAAAGCTCCACCCGAGTAA